A window from Candidatus Neomarinimicrobiota bacterium encodes these proteins:
- the pyrH gene encoding UMP kinase, translating into MNNTPAYKRILLKLSGEALAGDQGFGINSDVVQSIAKQVAEVSRLGAQVGIVIGGGNIFRGLAASKAGFDRVSADYMGMLATVINALALQDALEKVNLETRVLTAIKMEEIAEPFIRRRAIRHLEKHRVVIFGGGTGNPYFTTDTTAVLRAIEVEAEVILKGTKVDGVYDKDPVKFAEAKKFDEVTYLDVVDKGLEVMDFTAVTLSMDNDLPIVVFNMTEEHNLKRVVLGEKIGTQVTG; encoded by the coding sequence ATGAATAACACCCCAGCGTATAAGCGTATCCTGTTGAAACTCAGTGGTGAAGCACTGGCCGGTGATCAGGGATTCGGGATTAATTCCGATGTTGTCCAAAGTATCGCAAAACAGGTAGCTGAAGTCTCGCGTTTAGGGGCTCAGGTCGGCATTGTCATCGGAGGCGGCAACATATTCAGGGGGCTCGCCGCGAGCAAAGCTGGATTTGACAGAGTATCCGCCGATTATATGGGTATGTTGGCGACCGTGATCAATGCACTGGCGCTTCAGGATGCACTGGAAAAAGTGAACCTGGAAACCCGGGTATTAACCGCCATTAAAATGGAAGAGATTGCTGAACCGTTTATCCGTCGGCGTGCCATTCGGCACCTGGAAAAACACCGCGTAGTAATCTTTGGTGGTGGTACAGGAAATCCCTATTTTACCACAGATACAACCGCCGTCCTTCGTGCTATAGAAGTGGAGGCGGAGGTGATTTTGAAGGGCACCAAAGTTGATGGCGTCTATGATAAAGATCCGGTAAAATTTGCGGAAGCCAAAAAATTCGATGAAGTGACCTATCTTGATGTGGTGGACAAGGGTCTGGAAGTGATGGATTTTACCGCAGTGACCCTGTCTATGGACAATGATTTACCCATCGTTGTATTTAACATGACGGAAGAGCATAACCTGAAACGAGTGGTGCTCGGAGAGAAAATCGGAACTCAAGTTACGGGGTGA
- the tsf gene encoding translation elongation factor Ts, translated as MAISAQEVKALRDKTGAGMMDCKRALQEADGDMDAAIEALRKQGIAKAEKKASREANEGLISSYIHPGGRIGVLLEINCETDFVAKTDEFQDLANDIAMQIAAMTPAAVTRDNVSEELIEKERKLYREQAIDEGKPEHIIDKIVDGRIDKFYSEVVLLEQPFVKDNDMTIEELITEAVATLGENIEVNRFVRYELGENSDSE; from the coding sequence ATGGCGATTTCTGCACAGGAAGTAAAAGCACTCCGGGACAAAACCGGGGCAGGTATGATGGATTGTAAGCGGGCGCTGCAGGAAGCAGACGGCGATATGGACGCAGCTATTGAAGCGCTTCGGAAGCAGGGAATTGCCAAGGCAGAAAAGAAGGCCAGCCGGGAAGCCAATGAGGGACTCATTAGTTCCTATATCCATCCCGGAGGCCGGATTGGCGTGCTCCTGGAAATTAATTGTGAAACCGACTTTGTTGCCAAAACCGATGAATTCCAGGACCTGGCGAACGATATTGCCATGCAGATTGCGGCAATGACTCCGGCGGCCGTCACTCGCGACAATGTCTCTGAGGAACTCATCGAAAAAGAGAGAAAACTGTACCGGGAGCAGGCGATTGACGAAGGCAAGCCGGAACACATTATAGATAAAATCGTTGACGGCCGGATTGACAAGTTTTACAGTGAAGTGGTGCTGCTGGAACAGCCGTTCGTTAAAGATAACGATATGACCATCGAGGAACTGATTACCGAGGCGGTTGCCACCCTCGGAGAAAACATTGAAGTGAATCGCTTCGTCCGATACGAACTCGGGGAAAATTCCGACTCAGAATAG
- the rpsB gene encoding 30S ribosomal protein S2 has product MTEVNLEALIGAGTHFGHLTSKWNPKMKPYIFMEKNGIHIIDLKKTIEGLESALERVRSIVKDGGDILFVGTKKQAKDILREEASRCGMFYVVERWLGGTLTNFSTIKRSIRRLKQLEKDSTSGLYENLTKKEVLELEREREKLETLHSGIKDMKRYPEMLFVVDTELEDIAVAEAHRLDIPVVALVDTNADPEIVDYPIPGNDDSIRTIALITRQISNAVLEARGKSAEAGDNLAATKVLADADLLEKSDYVTSEEEETSEEEVVTVEAEEVEKELEAGDEPEAAEEPEAVEEEDSGDDEDEKPASD; this is encoded by the coding sequence ATGACAGAAGTCAATCTAGAAGCCTTAATTGGTGCAGGTACGCACTTTGGGCATCTGACAAGCAAGTGGAATCCCAAAATGAAGCCGTACATCTTCATGGAAAAAAACGGGATCCACATCATTGATTTGAAAAAGACCATCGAAGGATTAGAATCGGCCCTGGAACGGGTCCGATCTATTGTCAAGGATGGTGGTGATATTCTGTTTGTCGGTACCAAGAAACAGGCGAAGGATATCCTCCGGGAAGAGGCCAGCCGGTGCGGCATGTTTTATGTCGTCGAGCGTTGGTTGGGCGGTACGCTCACTAATTTCTCCACAATTAAGCGATCCATTCGTCGGTTGAAGCAGTTGGAAAAAGACAGCACCAGCGGACTCTATGAGAATCTGACGAAAAAGGAAGTGCTGGAGCTGGAGCGGGAGCGTGAAAAGCTGGAGACGCTCCATAGCGGTATCAAAGATATGAAGCGCTATCCTGAAATGCTCTTTGTTGTGGATACAGAGCTGGAAGACATTGCCGTTGCGGAGGCGCACCGTCTGGATATACCGGTGGTTGCGCTGGTAGATACCAACGCCGATCCGGAAATCGTCGATTATCCTATTCCGGGCAATGATGATTCCATCCGGACGATCGCTCTGATTACACGCCAGATCTCCAACGCGGTGCTGGAGGCCCGGGGTAAGAGCGCCGAAGCGGGCGACAACCTGGCCGCAACGAAGGTGCTGGCCGACGCCGATTTGCTTGAAAAGTCCGATTATGTCACTTCCGAAGAGGAGGAAACATCTGAGGAAGAAGTAGTAACGGTTGAGGCTGAGGAAGTTGAAAAAGAACTCGAAGCCGGTGATGAGCCGGAAGCTGCTGAGGAGCCGGAAGCCGTTGAGGAAGAGGATTCCGGAGATGACGAAGACGAGAAGCCAGCCAGCGATTGA
- the rpsI gene encoding 30S ribosomal protein S9, which translates to MPKIVYTATGRRKTSVARVRLLNGNGNITVNNRPIDDYFGRETLKMLVNQPIELCEVEGSYDVKVNVNGGGLSGQAGAIRLGIARSLEKVNEDFRPQLKKAGFLTRDPRVKERKKPGLAGARKAFQFSKR; encoded by the coding sequence ATGCCAAAGATTGTCTACACAGCAACGGGGCGTCGAAAGACATCAGTCGCACGCGTCCGCCTGCTGAACGGAAATGGGAATATTACCGTGAACAATCGACCCATCGACGACTATTTTGGGCGGGAAACGCTCAAGATGCTGGTGAATCAACCCATTGAACTGTGCGAAGTCGAGGGCTCCTATGACGTGAAGGTGAACGTGAATGGTGGAGGCCTTTCCGGGCAGGCCGGCGCAATTCGCCTTGGCATTGCCCGATCGCTGGAAAAGGTCAATGAAGATTTTCGTCCGCAGCTGAAAAAAGCAGGTTTCCTGACGCGGGATCCCCGGGTCAAAGAACGGAAAAAACCAGGTCTTGCCGGCGCACGGAAGGCATTCCAGTTCTCGAAACGTTAA
- the rplM gene encoding 50S ribosomal protein L13, producing the protein MKTYSPKASEIERKWYVVDATGIILGRLASEIAQILRGKHKPTFAPHIDCGDHVVVINADKIRLSGRKSEYKTYFSHSGYPGSEKHTAIAEMMERHPEQVITRAVKGMLPSNKLASEQLKKLRVYAGEEHPHTAQQPEALEL; encoded by the coding sequence GTGAAAACATATAGTCCAAAAGCGAGTGAAATTGAACGGAAGTGGTACGTGGTCGATGCCACGGGTATAATCCTTGGGCGGCTGGCAAGCGAGATTGCCCAAATTCTCCGTGGAAAACACAAACCGACCTTTGCGCCACATATTGATTGCGGCGATCATGTCGTTGTCATCAATGCGGATAAAATTCGGCTGTCGGGACGAAAAAGCGAGTATAAAACCTACTTCTCCCACAGCGGGTATCCCGGAAGTGAAAAGCATACTGCGATCGCAGAGATGATGGAGAGACATCCCGAGCAGGTGATTACCAGAGCAGTAAAAGGGATGTTGCCTTCGAATAAGTTGGCTTCGGAGCAGTTGAAGAAACTCCGCGTCTATGCCGGGGAAGAACATCCGCACACAGCGCAGCAACCTGAAGCACTAGAATTATAA
- a CDS encoding dihydroorotase gives MLNTKQLTGKLLLKDGQVYLPNSSKIEKRDLLLENGILKGMEKSIEVSDGMEVMDCSDRIISPGFTDIHVHFREPGQENKETLKSGTEAAVAGGFTTVCCMPNTEPPIDTQESVRFIRQRQEELLAEIYPVAAATKGRKGKELTEYGEIAAAGAVGFSDDGAPIATGQVMRKALEYAKIVDKPVIQHAEDLSLKADGLMHESKVSTALGLPGAPAISETTMVYRDIQIAEYVGARLHIQHVSTAGAVELIRAAKERGVKVTAEVTPHHLMLTDEAVRTFDTSTKVNPPLRSRKDVDALRKGVADGTIDAIATDHAPHAIEEKEQTFDLAPPGMIGLESALGVVVKALVDSKITDLQTVLERLVVSPRQVMQLPLDFYTLDNSANLTILNPEEEWVFRREHVHSRSANSPFYGSQLEGRVKAVIHRSQLITSE, from the coding sequence ATGCTTAACACGAAACAACTCACAGGAAAATTGTTACTTAAGGATGGTCAGGTCTATTTACCGAACAGCAGCAAAATTGAGAAGAGAGATTTACTGCTCGAAAATGGTATACTGAAGGGTATGGAGAAATCCATTGAGGTATCGGACGGTATGGAGGTAATGGATTGTTCGGACCGGATTATTTCGCCGGGGTTTACCGATATTCACGTTCATTTTCGTGAGCCGGGCCAGGAGAATAAAGAGACGTTGAAATCCGGAACCGAAGCGGCAGTGGCTGGCGGTTTTACAACGGTCTGCTGCATGCCCAACACCGAGCCGCCTATCGATACGCAGGAGAGCGTCCGGTTTATCCGTCAACGACAGGAAGAGTTGTTGGCCGAAATTTATCCGGTGGCCGCGGCGACCAAGGGGCGGAAGGGCAAGGAACTGACGGAGTACGGTGAAATTGCCGCAGCGGGCGCCGTGGGCTTTAGTGATGACGGCGCACCGATCGCCACCGGTCAGGTAATGCGAAAAGCGCTGGAATATGCAAAAATTGTAGACAAGCCGGTGATTCAACACGCGGAAGATCTCTCTTTGAAAGCTGACGGTCTGATGCATGAAAGTAAAGTCTCCACCGCGCTCGGGTTACCCGGGGCACCTGCTATTTCGGAGACTACGATGGTGTATCGGGACATTCAGATTGCGGAATATGTCGGCGCCAGGCTTCACATTCAGCACGTGAGCACTGCCGGCGCGGTGGAATTAATCCGCGCGGCGAAGGAGCGCGGTGTAAAAGTCACTGCTGAGGTTACACCGCATCATCTTATGCTCACGGACGAAGCCGTGCGGACGTTTGATACCAGCACAAAGGTGAATCCACCGTTGCGGTCCCGAAAAGATGTGGATGCGCTGCGAAAGGGTGTGGCAGATGGCACCATTGATGCGATTGCCACGGATCATGCGCCGCATGCCATCGAAGAAAAGGAGCAGACATTCGATCTGGCGCCACCCGGAATGATCGGGCTGGAATCTGCGCTTGGGGTGGTAGTTAAGGCATTGGTGGACAGCAAAATCACCGACCTTCAAACAGTCCTGGAACGATTAGTGGTTTCTCCGCGACAGGTAATGCAATTGCCTCTGGATTTTTATACCTTAGATAATTCCGCGAATTTGACGATCTTAAACCCGGAAGAAGAATGGGTGTTCAGACGGGAGCATGTACATAGCCGGTCGGCGAATTCACCGTTTTATGGATCGCAATTGGAGGGCCGGGTTAAGGCGGTGATACATCGGTCTCAGCTGATTACGTCGGAGTAA
- a CDS encoding aspartate carbamoyltransferase catalytic subunit, producing the protein MSALSQKHMLGLEFTPKSDIERVLETAFSFREVLDRPVKKVPTLQGKTLVNLFFEPSTRTRLSFELAEKRLSADTLNFSASASSLSKGETLRDTIQNIEAMKIDLAIIRHNTPGAAYQLSQYVDAVVINAGDGTHEHPTQALLDMMSIKEEFGHIDGLKIAIIGDIAHSRVALSNIYGLRTMGAEVTVCGPPTFIPPFIEELGVNVSYHLDEILPEMDVINVLRIQKERMQTALIPSLREYRALYGITRERLSGLDKELTIMHPGPLNRGVEIDSDVADSEHSIILHQVLNGVAVRMSLLYLLLGGQEAKGGANA; encoded by the coding sequence ATGAGCGCACTCTCCCAGAAGCACATGCTCGGACTGGAATTTACGCCGAAGTCGGACATCGAACGGGTTCTGGAAACAGCATTCAGTTTTCGCGAGGTCCTGGATCGTCCGGTGAAGAAGGTGCCGACTCTTCAAGGCAAAACACTGGTGAACCTGTTTTTTGAACCCTCTACAAGAACCAGGCTTTCCTTTGAACTGGCGGAAAAACGGCTGAGTGCGGATACTCTTAACTTCTCCGCAAGTGCCAGCAGTCTGTCGAAAGGCGAGACGCTCCGGGACACGATTCAGAACATCGAAGCCATGAAAATAGACCTGGCGATTATCAGGCACAATACACCTGGTGCGGCATACCAGCTTTCTCAATATGTGGACGCGGTGGTGATAAATGCTGGCGATGGCACGCACGAACATCCGACCCAGGCGTTGCTGGATATGATGTCCATCAAAGAGGAATTCGGGCACATCGACGGATTGAAGATCGCCATCATCGGCGATATTGCTCACAGCCGGGTTGCGCTCTCCAATATCTACGGGCTGCGTACTATGGGAGCGGAAGTGACGGTCTGCGGGCCACCGACGTTTATTCCGCCATTTATTGAGGAGCTGGGCGTGAACGTCTCCTACCATCTGGATGAAATTCTGCCTGAGATGGACGTAATTAACGTGCTCCGGATTCAGAAGGAGCGGATGCAGACTGCCCTAATTCCATCTCTGAGGGAATACCGGGCGCTCTATGGTATCACCCGGGAGCGGCTGTCCGGACTGGACAAGGAGTTGACAATTATGCATCCGGGGCCGCTGAACCGGGGTGTGGAAATCGATAGCGACGTAGCGGACAGCGAGCATTCTATTATTCTGCACCAGGTGCTGAACGGCGTGGCGGTGCGTATGTCACTGTTATACCTGCTGCTCGGCGGACAAGAGGCAAAAGGAGGCGCCAATGCTTAA
- the pyrR gene encoding bifunctional pyr operon transcriptional regulator/uracil phosphoribosyltransferase PyrR produces MTKKPKAELINAQGISRTLTRLAHEILENVENMDTVRIIGIRDRGDHLAKRLAETIKQVEGIDIPIGFLDITFYRDDFRTKLSQPSVMSTEIPFDLEDIDIILVDDVLYTGRTIRAAMDAIMDYGRPGSIQLAVLVDRGHRELPIRPDYVGKNIPTSEDEQVRVHLKEMDEEDGVYLYEKEDEE; encoded by the coding sequence ATGACCAAAAAACCCAAGGCTGAACTGATTAACGCCCAGGGAATCAGCCGGACGCTGACCCGCCTGGCCCACGAAATCCTGGAAAATGTGGAGAACATGGATACCGTTCGGATCATCGGCATCCGGGATCGGGGAGACCATCTGGCGAAGAGACTTGCTGAGACGATCAAGCAGGTGGAGGGGATCGATATCCCCATCGGATTCCTGGATATCACTTTCTACCGGGACGATTTCCGCACTAAACTGAGCCAGCCCTCGGTGATGTCCACGGAGATACCGTTCGATTTGGAAGATATTGACATCATCTTAGTGGACGATGTGCTGTATACCGGACGGACAATACGCGCCGCAATGGACGCTATTATGGATTACGGTCGGCCCGGCAGCATTCAGCTGGCGGTGCTTGTCGACCGCGGACACCGGGAGCTGCCCATCCGGCCGGATTATGTCGGCAAAAATATCCCGACTTCCGAAGATGAACAGGTCAGAGTACACCTCAAGGAGATGGACGAAGAAGACGGTGTTTATCTCTATGAGAAGGAGGACGAGGAATGA
- the miaA gene encoding tRNA (adenosine(37)-N6)-dimethylallyltransferase MiaA has translation MSNLNFVPILVGPTAVGKTSISIPLAQKFDGEIISADSRQVYRHLDIGTAKPGKEELEAVPHHLVDVIDLDETYTAGQFAEDAELLIDGIFERNHTPFVVGGAGFYIKALIEGIFDTPSRDDEIRERLQEEAEKNDEALYERLKKIDPDYAETIHPNNNKRIIRALEIYEVTGRRPSAHFNEDHGGLGHPYRFIGLKRPRKQLYERINRRVEMMIEDGLVEEVMEILEKGYTGEENALQTVGYQEIIEYLRDEISMEEAVSEIQKNSRRYAKRQMTWFRNQHEVTWFDLDEYDPQDEAVGAITDYLLKKDWHADDAD, from the coding sequence ATGAGTAATCTCAACTTCGTCCCCATCCTGGTAGGCCCGACAGCGGTTGGGAAGACATCGATCAGTATCCCGTTAGCGCAAAAATTTGACGGCGAGATCATCTCTGCTGATTCGCGGCAGGTGTATAGGCATCTGGATATCGGCACGGCGAAGCCAGGTAAGGAGGAACTGGAGGCAGTTCCGCATCATCTGGTGGACGTAATTGATTTGGATGAGACGTACACCGCAGGACAGTTCGCCGAAGATGCGGAGCTTTTGATTGACGGGATTTTCGAGCGAAATCACACACCGTTTGTCGTCGGCGGTGCCGGCTTTTACATCAAGGCACTGATTGAGGGGATTTTTGATACGCCGTCCAGAGATGACGAAATCCGTGAGCGTTTGCAGGAGGAAGCAGAAAAAAATGATGAAGCTCTGTATGAACGGCTCAAAAAGATAGATCCTGATTACGCAGAGACAATCCACCCCAACAATAACAAACGAATCATTAGAGCGCTGGAAATCTATGAAGTCACCGGCAGGCGGCCGTCAGCGCATTTTAACGAAGATCATGGAGGTCTTGGGCATCCGTACAGGTTTATTGGGCTTAAGAGGCCGCGTAAGCAGTTATACGAGAGAATTAACCGTCGGGTGGAGATGATGATTGAGGATGGGTTAGTGGAAGAAGTCATGGAGATCCTGGAAAAGGGCTACACCGGTGAGGAGAATGCGCTTCAGACTGTCGGATACCAGGAAATCATCGAATATCTCCGGGATGAAATATCCATGGAGGAGGCAGTTTCGGAAATCCAGAAGAACTCCCGCCGGTATGCCAAGCGGCAGATGACCTGGTTCCGGAATCAGCACGAGGTGACATGGTTTGATTTAGATGAATACGATCCACAGGATGAGGCGGTTGGGGCGATTACCGACTATTTACTGAAAAAAGATTGGCACGCAGATGACGCAGATTAG
- the mutL gene encoding DNA mismatch repair endonuclease MutL translates to MSSIQVLSDSIANKIAAGEVVQRPASALKELVENSIDSGAENITVHVEEGGKKLIQVIDDGQGMDRDDLVLAFERHATSKIREESDLEAINTLGFRGEALASIAAVARVEAKSQTPDAEVGHEIKIHGGEIQDVTPTAMNRGTQIAVKDLFFNTPARRKFLKGKRTEFRHISETMKRFALGYPDIRFELYHNDRENLSLPPASLKERIGSIFGKGYPKNIIEIDEEYRGIGIFGYIGNLDMVRKSRGEQYLFLNHRYISDSLMSSAIYKGYRHLIQRGEYPFFVLNLQLDPKEFDVNVHPAKMEVKFKDQWQLFNYLRNVVERSFQDVLHMAGQFQRGVDDDEDDGKDTAPQQDWTDTIRPLEDPKYSPQSPAPERPQSPQYKAPEPSQMQRPESSEGARTGLVERVNRFARREQPREEDIAEQVWQVHKLYIMSQIKSGLVILDQHAAHERILFEEAMESFEKQNISSQQLLFPQVIEFSADDFDLMLELLPHLEKIGFEMKEFGKNTVVLNATPSDMRGGDEAKLIREIIDEYKERRDKDNPTHYKLAASYSCKAAIKAGDVLTEEEMRTLIHRLFQCEHPYHCPHGRPVIVNLSLKELHKRFERPT, encoded by the coding sequence ATGTCAAGCATTCAGGTACTATCAGACAGCATAGCCAATAAAATTGCCGCCGGCGAGGTGGTGCAGCGGCCGGCTTCGGCGCTGAAGGAACTGGTGGAGAATTCCATCGATTCCGGTGCAGAGAATATTACGGTACACGTGGAGGAAGGCGGGAAGAAGTTGATACAGGTCATCGACGACGGGCAGGGGATGGACCGAGACGATCTGGTGCTGGCGTTCGAGCGGCACGCCACCTCGAAGATTCGGGAGGAATCGGACCTGGAGGCCATTAATACGCTGGGATTTCGGGGTGAGGCATTGGCGAGCATCGCGGCGGTGGCCCGGGTGGAGGCCAAAAGCCAGACGCCCGACGCGGAGGTGGGGCATGAGATTAAAATCCACGGCGGGGAGATCCAGGATGTGACGCCGACAGCCATGAATCGCGGCACCCAGATCGCGGTGAAGGATCTCTTCTTCAACACGCCGGCGCGCCGGAAATTTCTCAAGGGGAAGCGGACAGAGTTCCGTCACATCAGCGAGACTATGAAACGGTTCGCGTTGGGCTATCCGGACATCCGGTTCGAACTTTACCACAACGATCGGGAGAACCTAAGTCTCCCGCCGGCGAGCCTGAAGGAGCGTATCGGCAGCATCTTTGGCAAGGGATACCCAAAAAATATCATTGAGATTGACGAGGAGTACAGGGGCATTGGCATCTTTGGTTACATCGGCAACCTGGATATGGTGCGGAAGTCCCGTGGCGAACAGTACCTGTTCCTGAATCACAGATACATCTCCGACAGCCTGATGAGTTCGGCGATTTACAAGGGATACCGGCACCTGATTCAGCGTGGCGAGTACCCGTTTTTTGTCCTGAATCTCCAACTCGATCCCAAGGAATTTGACGTAAACGTGCATCCCGCCAAGATGGAAGTGAAGTTCAAGGACCAGTGGCAGCTATTTAACTATCTCCGGAATGTTGTGGAACGGAGCTTTCAGGATGTGCTGCATATGGCGGGACAGTTTCAAAGAGGTGTCGATGACGACGAAGATGACGGGAAAGATACCGCACCGCAGCAGGACTGGACAGACACCATACGCCCGCTGGAGGATCCGAAATACAGCCCGCAATCCCCGGCACCAGAGCGGCCACAATCACCGCAGTATAAGGCACCGGAGCCATCTCAGATGCAGCGCCCGGAATCTTCCGAAGGAGCGCGAACCGGTCTTGTTGAGCGGGTGAATCGGTTCGCCCGGCGAGAACAGCCCCGGGAGGAGGACATCGCTGAGCAAGTCTGGCAAGTACATAAGCTGTACATCATGTCCCAGATCAAATCCGGATTGGTGATCCTGGATCAGCACGCAGCTCACGAACGGATCCTGTTCGAGGAGGCGATGGAGTCGTTCGAGAAGCAAAACATCTCCAGCCAGCAACTGCTGTTTCCGCAGGTGATAGAATTCTCGGCTGATGACTTTGACCTGATGCTGGAGCTGCTGCCGCACCTGGAGAAGATCGGCTTTGAGATGAAGGAGTTCGGGAAGAATACCGTTGTCCTCAACGCTACCCCAAGCGATATGCGCGGTGGCGACGAAGCCAAACTCATCCGCGAAATCATCGACGAATATAAGGAGCGACGGGACAAGGATAATCCGACCCATTACAAACTGGCGGCGTCGTATTCCTGCAAGGCAGCCATCAAGGCCGGCGACGTATTGACGGAGGAAGAGATGCGTACTCTCATCCATCGGCTTTTTCAGTGCGAACATCCGTATCACTGTCCCCATGGCCGGCCGGTGATCGTGAACCTCTCGCTGAAGGAGCTGCATAAGCGGTTTGAACGGCCGACGTGA
- the ftcD gene encoding glutamate formimidoyltransferase, with the protein MNSNNVNNPKDEQPLVECVPNFSEGRDWTVIDAIVEAIDGVSGVDVLHVDIGKDTNRTVVTFIGEPAPLKEAAFRGIKKASKLIDMRKQSGAHPRMGATDVCPFVPVKNITMEECSVLAEEVAHQVGDELGISVFLYAESATVPNRKNLADIRRGEYEGMAEKLKNPEWRPDFGPTELNPKAGVTAIGAREFLIAYNINLDTKNVDYAKDIALELREKGRSVRERDTEPFYYRGKVKHHQEGLYFCGSCEFSAESVKQVASHTEREHGYDLYELLQMHGQDPENLAGKPVKRPGLFKYLKAIGWFVDEYDCAQVSMNLTNFRETGLREVYEKTKELASERGLKVTGSEIVGMAPYQALYEAGLWYREQSDLPKNAHYTEILEAAIQSLGLRDKTTFEIGKNVLGLPGGQNRTQMNADTTDKY; encoded by the coding sequence ATGAATTCGAATAACGTTAACAATCCTAAAGATGAGCAACCGTTGGTGGAGTGCGTCCCCAACTTCAGCGAGGGACGCGACTGGACAGTTATCGATGCTATCGTCGAAGCGATTGACGGTGTTTCCGGTGTCGACGTTCTCCACGTTGACATCGGCAAGGACACCAACCGGACAGTCGTGACCTTCATTGGGGAGCCAGCTCCCCTGAAAGAAGCCGCGTTTCGCGGAATCAAAAAGGCGAGCAAACTCATCGATATGCGGAAGCAATCCGGCGCGCATCCCCGGATGGGGGCTACGGATGTCTGTCCGTTCGTCCCGGTGAAAAATATTACCATGGAAGAGTGTAGTGTTTTAGCAGAAGAGGTGGCTCACCAAGTGGGAGATGAACTTGGTATTTCTGTCTTCCTATATGCCGAATCTGCTACCGTGCCGAACCGGAAAAATCTGGCGGATATTCGTCGCGGTGAGTACGAAGGCATGGCGGAAAAATTGAAGAATCCCGAATGGCGGCCGGATTTCGGACCGACGGAGTTAAATCCGAAAGCGGGCGTGACCGCCATAGGCGCAAGGGAATTTCTCATTGCGTATAATATCAATCTGGATACCAAAAATGTGGACTATGCCAAAGATATCGCGCTGGAATTGCGTGAAAAGGGTCGGTCTGTCCGAGAGAGGGATACGGAACCGTTTTATTATCGCGGGAAGGTGAAGCATCATCAGGAAGGGCTGTATTTCTGCGGTTCCTGTGAGTTCTCGGCAGAATCGGTTAAGCAAGTTGCTTCGCATACCGAACGTGAGCACGGATACGATTTGTACGAGCTGCTACAAATGCATGGACAGGATCCCGAAAATCTGGCGGGAAAGCCGGTGAAGCGACCGGGATTGTTTAAATATCTGAAAGCCATCGGATGGTTTGTGGATGAATACGATTGCGCGCAGGTTTCGATGAATTTGACGAATTTCAGGGAAACCGGACTTCGTGAAGTATACGAAAAGACCAAAGAACTAGCTTCGGAGCGAGGACTAAAAGTCACCGGGAGCGAAATCGTGGGGATGGCGCCGTATCAGGCGCTATATGAAGCAGGTCTGTGGTACCGGGAGCAATCGGATCTGCCGAAAAACGCACATTACACGGAAATCCTGGAGGCGGCCATCCAATCGCTGGGATTGCGGGATAAGACGACATTCGAGATCGGGAAGAATGTATTAGGTTTACCAGGCGGACAGAATCGCACGCAGATGAACGCAGATACAACGGATAAATACTGA
- a CDS encoding DUF2283 domain-containing protein, whose amino-acid sequence MQLNYYPETDSLYIDLSSKMSVESQEVSTGGVLDYDEDGNLVGIDIDNASRKLELKELSLNKLPFEVQSLSA is encoded by the coding sequence ATGCAACTGAATTATTATCCCGAAACGGATTCGTTATATATCGATTTGTCCTCCAAGATGAGTGTCGAAAGCCAGGAAGTCTCCACCGGCGGCGTCTTGGATTACGATGAGGATGGTAATTTGGTAGGCATCGATATCGATAACGCCAGCCGTAAACTGGAACTGAAGGAATTATCTCTCAATAAATTGCCGTTTGAAGTCCAGTCACTATCTGCCTGA